A DNA window from Citrobacter tructae contains the following coding sequences:
- the proV gene encoding glycine betaine/L-proline ABC transporter ATP-binding protein ProV encodes MAIKLEVKNLYKIFGEHPQRAFKYIEKGFSKEQILEKTGLSLGVKDASLAIEEGEIFVIMGLSGSGKSTMVRLLNRLIEPTRGQVLIDGVDIAKISDAELREVRRKKIAMVFQSFALMPHMTVLDNTAFGMELAGIAADERREKALDALRQVGLENYAHGYPDELSGGMRQRVGLARALAINPDILLMDEAFSALDPLIRTEMQDELVKLQAKHQRTVVFISHDLDEAMRIGDRIAIMQNGEVVQVGTPDEILNNPANDYVRTFFRGVDISQVFSAKDISRRSPEGLIRKTPGIGPRSALQLLQDKDREFGYVIERGNKFVGVVSIDSLKAALKQAQGIEAALIDEPLAVEAKTPLSELLSHVGQAPCAVPVVDEEHQYVGIISKRMLLQALDREGANNG; translated from the coding sequence ATGGCAATTAAATTAGAAGTTAAAAATCTCTATAAGATATTTGGCGAGCATCCCCAGAGAGCGTTCAAATATATTGAAAAAGGATTTTCAAAAGAGCAGATTCTGGAAAAAACAGGGCTATCGCTTGGCGTTAAAGACGCCAGTCTGGCCATTGAAGAAGGCGAGATATTTGTCATCATGGGATTATCCGGTTCGGGTAAATCCACAATGGTACGCCTTCTCAATCGCCTGATTGAACCCACCCGCGGACAGGTACTGATTGACGGCGTGGATATCGCCAAGATATCCGATGCTGAGCTTCGCGAGGTGCGCAGAAAAAAGATTGCGATGGTTTTCCAGTCCTTTGCCCTGATGCCGCACATGACTGTGCTGGACAATACAGCCTTCGGGATGGAATTAGCCGGTATTGCTGCGGATGAACGTCGTGAAAAAGCGCTGGATGCGCTGCGCCAGGTCGGGCTTGAGAATTACGCTCACGGATACCCGGATGAACTTTCCGGTGGTATGCGCCAGCGTGTCGGTCTCGCTCGCGCTTTAGCCATTAACCCTGACATCTTATTAATGGATGAGGCCTTCTCTGCGCTCGATCCCTTAATTCGTACCGAGATGCAGGATGAATTGGTAAAACTGCAGGCGAAACATCAGCGTACCGTGGTCTTTATTTCCCACGATCTCGACGAAGCCATGCGCATTGGTGACCGTATCGCCATTATGCAAAATGGTGAAGTGGTACAGGTCGGAACACCGGATGAAATTCTGAATAACCCGGCCAATGATTATGTGCGCACCTTCTTCCGTGGCGTTGATATTAGCCAGGTGTTCAGCGCGAAAGATATCTCCCGCCGTAGCCCTGAAGGCTTAATTCGCAAAACTCCCGGGATTGGCCCACGTTCGGCCCTGCAATTATTGCAGGATAAAGATCGTGAATTTGGTTACGTGATCGAACGCGGAAATAAGTTTGTCGGCGTGGTCTCCATCGACTCCTTAAAAGCTGCCTTAAAACAGGCGCAGGGTATTGAAGCCGCACTGATCGACGAACCGTTAGCCGTGGAGGCGAAAACGCCTTTGAGCGAGTTGCTT